A genomic segment from Vagococcus zengguangii encodes:
- a CDS encoding sugar ABC transporter substrate-binding protein, which translates to MMNKMKKILLGTVLLSGLALVGCSSSEDAKDSGKVEDASKTLYFVPIVDTGAYWNPMRLGAEVTAEKLGYDLVVKTSPPAEAQKNDKHIGFIKEAVANKVAGIAVSPIEQNMFKNPIKEAMDADIPVITFDADLENKEDRVAYVGTDNVLAGEDLGRNAAKEMKEKGITSGTLTIVCVDKSQPTMIAREKGLKQGFEEEMGADAKNFKWLETIQDNDQSAVSKQQLEGQITANSDLVTVFSLGSEGPDVGVMEALASQDKAGKILHYGFDYTDTWKKGIEDGRITAIVDQDAYGIGVQVIENLVKAVEGEEIDNNIPIPVNYVKADEIEAYGVEKNSQTTTKTE; encoded by the coding sequence ATGATGAACAAAATGAAAAAAATTTTATTAGGTACGGTATTGCTATCAGGGTTAGCTTTAGTGGGATGTTCTTCAAGTGAAGACGCAAAAGACAGTGGTAAAGTAGAAGATGCAAGCAAAACATTATATTTCGTACCAATTGTTGATACAGGTGCTTATTGGAATCCAATGAGACTTGGAGCAGAAGTAACAGCTGAAAAGCTAGGCTATGATTTAGTCGTTAAAACAAGTCCACCAGCTGAAGCACAAAAAAATGATAAACATATCGGCTTTATCAAAGAAGCAGTTGCTAATAAAGTAGCGGGTATTGCGGTATCACCAATTGAACAAAATATGTTTAAAAATCCAATTAAAGAAGCAATGGATGCGGATATTCCTGTTATTACATTTGATGCAGACTTAGAAAATAAAGAAGATCGCGTTGCGTATGTTGGAACGGATAATGTTTTAGCCGGAGAAGACCTAGGTCGTAATGCTGCTAAAGAGATGAAAGAAAAAGGCATCACAAGTGGTACATTAACAATTGTCTGTGTTGATAAATCTCAACCAACAATGATTGCTCGTGAAAAAGGCTTAAAACAAGGCTTTGAAGAAGAAATGGGTGCAGATGCTAAAAATTTCAAATGGTTAGAAACTATTCAAGATAACGATCAATCAGCGGTGTCTAAGCAACAATTAGAGGGACAAATTACAGCTAATAGTGATTTAGTTACGGTATTCTCTTTAGGTTCTGAAGGACCAGACGTTGGAGTTATGGAAGCATTAGCATCACAAGACAAAGCTGGAAAAATTTTACACTATGGTTTTGATTACACAGATACATGGAAAAAAGGAATTGAAGATGGCCGTATTACAGCAATCGTTGACCAAGATGCTTATGGTATCGGAGTTCAAGTTATTGAAAATTTAGTAAAAGCGGTTGAAGGTGAAGAAATCGACAACAATATTCCGATTCCAGTTAACTATGTAAAAGCGGATGAAATCGAAGCTTATGGTGTAGAGAAAAATAGTCAAACTACTACAAAAACAGAATAA
- a CDS encoding ABC transporter permease: MENQVATEPKKFKFDLKSLFLKYSVYIVLIVLFLYFSFASPMFLSAGNIGNFFRQIPAVGILTIAYAMVLITGYVDLSIASIAAFSGTAAAYLAAQGMPAPVVIIAALLIGGVFGAINGILIKKFDLPAFILTLGTNYIIRGLIMFVTNGIYITGTPDWFGKLATTKIFGNVIFSNTIIFFVLVLIFSYIMKNTRFGKYCYAIGSNPEAARLSGIKTDKQVIKVFVIEGMLAAIAGILLMSNLNVGGPNEGQGLDLLAMAASIMGGTQFSGGVGTIGGAIVGIFTLQIFTNGLAIMGVNAFMQQAVTGAVIIFAIIVDYLRRKAEKNS, translated from the coding sequence ATGGAAAATCAAGTAGCGACAGAACCAAAAAAATTTAAATTTGATTTGAAATCGTTGTTTTTGAAATACTCGGTATACATTGTATTAATTGTTTTGTTCTTATATTTTTCATTTGCTAGTCCGATGTTTTTGAGTGCAGGTAATATTGGGAACTTCTTCCGTCAAATACCTGCTGTTGGGATTTTAACAATTGCCTATGCGATGGTATTAATTACAGGTTATGTAGATTTATCCATTGCGTCAATAGCTGCGTTTTCTGGAACAGCAGCGGCATATCTAGCAGCTCAAGGGATGCCGGCGCCAGTTGTGATTATTGCAGCGCTACTAATTGGTGGCGTTTTTGGGGCAATTAACGGTATCTTAATTAAAAAGTTTGATTTACCAGCTTTCATTTTAACGTTAGGAACAAATTACATCATTCGTGGTTTGATTATGTTCGTAACCAATGGTATTTATATTACGGGAACACCTGATTGGTTCGGTAAATTAGCGACAACGAAAATTTTTGGAAACGTTATCTTTAGCAACACCATTATTTTCTTTGTTTTAGTCTTAATTTTTTCTTATATTATGAAAAATACACGCTTCGGTAAATATTGCTACGCAATTGGGTCTAACCCTGAAGCAGCAAGATTATCAGGGATTAAAACAGACAAACAAGTGATTAAAGTTTTTGTGATTGAAGGAATGTTGGCAGCGATAGCTGGTATCTTATTAATGTCAAACTTAAATGTTGGGGGTCCTAACGAAGGCCAAGGGTTAGACTTATTAGCGATGGCTGCTTCAATCATGGGTGGTACACAATTTAGTGGAGGTGTCGGAACAATTGGTGGAGCAATTGTTGGAATCTTTACATTACAAATTTTCACCAATGGTTTAGCGATTATGGGTGTTAACGCCTTTATGCAACAAGCGGTTACAGGGGCGGTTATTATCTTTGCGATTATTGTCGATTACTTAAGAAGAAAAGCAGAAAAAAACAGCTAA